The following proteins come from a genomic window of Nostoc sp. TCL26-01:
- a CDS encoding trehalase family glycosidase, whose protein sequence is MTKQITTAQITALRTHIKRTWKTLTRSHQHLLQSAKDPKLEHQVNTPWIVYISPQEDYDTVKSVLERSLSTQEIQQIEIRTLPSEVEAIQEHGLLYLPGAYVVPGGRFNEMYGWDSYFILLGLLRDEEWELAQSQVDQLLYQVQHYGTILNANRTYMLSRSQPPVLSLMVLALFQHTQDQEWLKSTVPLLEQFYYYWVVPPHLNVATGLSRYYALGEGAAPEVLFSELDEEGRSHYERVKQYYQTFDIDDYDVSLFYDKENDELTDLFYKGDRSMRESGFDITNRFGPFSVDIIHYAPVCLNSLLYQMEQDLGKIQAILGNQELAQQWSDRATLRRERINQYLWDDAKGLYLDYHFQNGECRAYEFATTFYPLWTGLASPEQAQYLVKNLPLFEACGGIFTSTRVTGNQWDAPFGWAPLTLIAVWGLHRYGYHEEGDRIAHKFLNMAIKEFERFGNLVEKYDVERCSAQVSEEICFGYSSNEVGFGWTNGSILELLAALNLQ, encoded by the coding sequence ATGACTAAGCAAATTACTACCGCACAAATTACAGCCCTCCGCACCCATATCAAACGCACCTGGAAAACTTTAACCAGATCGCATCAACATTTACTACAATCTGCCAAAGACCCTAAACTAGAACACCAAGTAAATACTCCTTGGATTGTCTATATTTCTCCCCAGGAAGACTATGATACAGTGAAATCTGTGTTAGAGCGATCGCTTTCTACTCAAGAAATACAGCAAATAGAAATTCGTACTTTACCCAGCGAAGTTGAAGCCATACAAGAACATGGATTGTTATATCTACCAGGGGCTTATGTTGTGCCTGGGGGGCGTTTTAATGAAATGTATGGCTGGGATAGCTACTTTATTTTGCTGGGGTTGTTGCGGGATGAGGAATGGGAACTAGCCCAAAGTCAGGTTGATCAGTTGCTTTATCAAGTGCAGCATTACGGAACGATCTTGAATGCCAACCGGACTTATATGTTATCGCGATCGCAACCTCCTGTCCTCAGTCTGATGGTGCTGGCGTTGTTCCAACACACTCAAGATCAAGAATGGTTGAAATCAACTGTGCCACTGTTAGAGCAATTTTACTATTATTGGGTAGTTCCACCCCACTTGAATGTGGCTACAGGTTTATCTCGATATTATGCTTTGGGAGAAGGCGCAGCACCAGAAGTTTTATTTTCCGAGTTGGATGAGGAGGGGCGTAGTCATTACGAACGTGTCAAACAATATTATCAAACATTTGACATCGATGATTATGATGTCAGTCTGTTCTATGACAAAGAAAATGACGAACTGACTGATCTATTTTACAAGGGCGATCGCTCAATGCGAGAATCGGGTTTTGATATCACTAATCGCTTCGGCCCTTTTAGTGTAGATATCATTCATTATGCCCCTGTTTGTTTAAACAGCTTGCTGTATCAAATGGAACAGGATTTGGGAAAAATTCAGGCAATTTTGGGCAATCAAGAATTAGCACAACAATGGAGCGATCGCGCTACCCTTAGACGTGAAAGGATTAATCAGTATCTTTGGGATGACGCAAAAGGTCTTTATCTAGACTATCATTTCCAAAATGGTGAATGTCGTGCTTACGAGTTTGCTACTACCTTTTATCCTCTGTGGACAGGATTAGCATCACCAGAACAAGCCCAGTACCTTGTCAAAAATCTGCCCTTGTTTGAAGCCTGCGGCGGTATTTTCACTAGTACTCGTGTTACAGGTAATCAATGGGATGCCCCTTTTGGCTGGGCCCCACTTACCTTGATTGCTGTGTGGGGACTACACCGTTACGGCTATCATGAAGAAGGCGATCGGATTGCTCACAAGTTCCTGAATATGGCAATCAAAGAATTTGAGCGATTTGGTAACTTAGTAGAAAAATACGATGTTGAGCGTTGTTCTGCTCAGGTATCGGAGGAAATTTGCTTTGGTTACAGTTCCAATGAAGTCGGTTTTGGCTGGACTAATGGCAGTATTCTAGAACTTTTAGCCGCATTAAATCTGCAATAA
- the trxA gene encoding thioredoxin: MSTDTVAYVQENEFDALLSEQTVVVVDFTATWCGPCRLVSPLMDQLAQEYQDHLKVVKVDVDQNKPLFKRFGLRSIPAVLIFKNGELIEKIVGVSPYEQFSNAVANLI, from the coding sequence ATGTCTACCGACACAGTTGCTTATGTGCAAGAGAATGAGTTTGATGCGCTTTTAAGTGAACAGACAGTTGTGGTTGTTGATTTTACTGCTACTTGGTGTGGGCCTTGTCGCCTCGTTAGTCCATTAATGGATCAACTTGCCCAAGAGTATCAAGATCATCTCAAGGTGGTGAAGGTAGATGTTGATCAAAATAAGCCTTTGTTTAAAAGATTTGGTCTTCGCAGCATTCCGGCCGTTTTAATTTTTAAAAATGGGGAATTAATCGAGAAAATTGTCGGAGTTTCACCTTACGAACAGTTTAGCAATGCCGTTGCTAACCTGATTTAA
- the crtW gene encoding beta-carotene ketolase CrtW codes for MINYWGYEVIKCQIGFINSINKGIFIAGIIIGIWLISLILLLSLDISHTNTVLIGLAMFWQTFLYTGLFITAHDAMHGTVFPQNLKLNHFIGKISLLLYGLLSYEKMLIKHLLHHKYPGSNSDPDYYDRPQQNGFLWYLNFLKSYWQWRQIIGLTILFQATKHLTGIPQNNLILFWSLPAVLSSIQLFYFGTFLPHKKPENGHTNIHCTQSIAMPIFWSFITCYHFGYHQEHHENPHIPWWKLPEVYQQARIENQYP; via the coding sequence TTGATAAATTATTGGGGTTATGAAGTGATTAAATGTCAAATAGGATTTATTAATAGCATTAATAAAGGTATATTTATTGCTGGCATTATTATAGGAATATGGTTGATTAGCCTCATCTTGCTGCTGTCATTAGATATCTCTCATACAAACACAGTATTGATCGGACTGGCTATGTTTTGGCAAACATTTTTGTACACAGGGTTATTTATTACAGCCCATGATGCGATGCACGGTACTGTTTTTCCCCAAAATCTCAAATTAAACCATTTTATAGGTAAAATTTCCTTACTATTATATGGATTATTATCTTATGAAAAAATGCTGATAAAACATCTATTGCATCATAAATATCCTGGCAGCAACAGTGATCCAGATTATTACGATCGCCCACAGCAAAATGGTTTTTTATGGTATTTAAATTTCCTGAAATCTTACTGGCAATGGCGACAAATCATCGGATTAACCATCTTATTTCAAGCTACTAAACATTTGACGGGTATACCCCAAAATAATTTGATTTTATTTTGGTCATTGCCTGCGGTTTTGAGTTCAATCCAGCTATTCTATTTTGGCACATTTTTACCACATAAAAAGCCAGAAAACGGGCATACTAACATCCATTGCACACAAAGTATAGCCATGCCTATTTTTTGGTCATTTATTACCTGCTATCACTTTGGCTACCATCAGGAACATCATGAAAATCCGCACATTCCTTGGTGGAAATTACCAGAGGTTTATCAGCAAGCGAGAATAGAGAATCAATATCCATAG
- the treY gene encoding malto-oligosyltrehalose synthase, translating into MRIPKATYRIQFTPQFGFEDAGAIALYLAELGVSDLYASPIFKARTGSTHGYDVVDATQLNPELGTDEAFAGLVAELQSLGLGWLQDIVPNHMAYSSENPYLMDVLEHGADSSYTDYFDICWNSPFGNSQERILAPLLGDFYGVSLEKGDIQLQYAQNGLTVNYYSLNLPVRLESYTKFLTYNLGKLTRTLGRNHPDFIKLLGILYILKSVPSEVAGKQRQDQIAFIKGLIWELYSSNESIHEFIEENLQIFNGEVGNSESFNLLDDLLKDQFYRLAFWKVGAEDMNYRRFFTVNELISVKVEELRVFNNTHSLIHKLVEQGVFTGLRIDHIDGLYHPTQYLERLREKMGDVYITVEKILELTEDLPNNWQVQGTSGYDFLNYVNGVFCQGKNEYFFDNIYQNFIGASVDYSSLVQEKKHLILEKNLAGDIDNLANLLKNISSKYRYSNDFTVNGLKRAIAEVLKLFPIYRTYITPEDIYHTDKTCIQSVINTAKKQVPLLQHELTFIEKLMLLDFDESLNQTEREQWIYFVLRMQQYSGPLMAKGVEDTTLYVYNRLLSLNEVGGNPSHFGISLEQFHTFNQQHQTHWPHTMNATATHDTKRGEDVRARLNVLSEIPQEWEQHVYKWSQLNQAHHDNYQPDRNDEYFLYQTLIGAFPFAEQEQPLLVQRVQEYMIKAIREAKVHTAWLRPDNEYEDACTSFVQKILDPNISEEFLAAFHPFQQKIAEYGIYNSLSQTLLKIAAPGVPDFYQGTELWDLSLVDPDNRRPVDFTERRTYLSQIQQQIQTDILGLILELLNHKTDGRIKLFLTHQALKARTKYISLFQEGDYLPLAIQGTHAHHIVAFARQQGEQTAIAIAPRFLTSLISPGQFPLGESVWQDTHLQLPTGIWQNVLTQQSLQVKETLAIGTALAHFPVALLICHSSFHS; encoded by the coding sequence TGATGAGGCGTTTGCAGGGTTGGTGGCTGAGTTGCAGTCTCTGGGTTTGGGGTGGTTACAAGATATTGTGCCTAACCATATGGCTTATAGCAGTGAAAATCCCTATTTGATGGATGTGTTGGAACATGGTGCTGATTCTAGCTATACTGACTATTTTGATATTTGCTGGAATTCACCGTTTGGTAATAGTCAAGAGCGTATTCTTGCCCCACTTTTAGGCGATTTTTATGGTGTGTCTCTGGAAAAGGGAGACATTCAATTGCAATATGCTCAAAATGGGTTAACTGTTAATTATTACAGTTTAAATTTGCCTGTGCGTTTGGAGTCATATACTAAGTTTCTCACCTATAATTTGGGTAAATTGACGCGCACTTTGGGACGGAATCATCCTGATTTTATTAAATTATTGGGGATTCTTTATATTCTCAAAAGTGTGCCTTCGGAAGTGGCTGGAAAACAGCGTCAAGACCAAATTGCGTTTATTAAAGGGTTGATTTGGGAACTCTACAGTAGTAATGAGTCGATTCATGAGTTTATTGAGGAAAATCTGCAAATTTTTAACGGTGAAGTCGGAAATTCTGAAAGTTTTAATTTGCTAGATGATTTACTTAAAGACCAGTTCTATCGTCTCGCTTTTTGGAAGGTGGGGGCGGAAGATATGAACTATCGCCGTTTCTTTACTGTGAATGAATTGATTTCTGTGAAGGTGGAAGAACTGCGAGTTTTTAATAACACCCATAGTTTAATTCACAAGTTGGTAGAACAGGGTGTATTTACAGGTTTACGCATTGATCATATTGATGGACTCTATCACCCAACGCAGTATTTAGAACGGTTGCGAGAAAAGATGGGTGATGTTTACATCACGGTGGAAAAGATTTTAGAATTGACTGAGGATTTACCAAATAATTGGCAAGTTCAAGGTACTTCGGGATATGATTTTTTGAATTATGTCAATGGGGTATTTTGTCAAGGCAAAAATGAATATTTTTTTGATAATATTTACCAGAACTTTATTGGGGCATCTGTCGATTACTCATCCTTAGTGCAAGAGAAAAAGCACCTGATTTTAGAAAAGAATTTGGCAGGTGATATCGATAATTTGGCGAATTTGTTGAAGAATATTTCCAGCAAATATCGCTACAGCAATGACTTTACAGTCAATGGATTAAAACGAGCGATCGCTGAAGTTTTGAAGCTGTTTCCTATCTACCGGACTTATATTACTCCTGAAGATATTTATCATACAGATAAAACCTGTATTCAATCAGTAATTAACACTGCAAAAAAACAAGTGCCTCTGTTACAGCATGAGTTGACATTTATCGAAAAGTTAATGTTATTGGATTTTGATGAATCTCTCAACCAAACTGAGCGCGAACAGTGGATCTATTTTGTCTTGCGGATGCAGCAATACAGTGGGCCTCTCATGGCTAAAGGTGTAGAAGATACCACTTTGTATGTGTATAATCGTCTGCTGTCGCTGAATGAAGTCGGCGGTAATCCTAGTCATTTTGGTATTTCTCTAGAACAATTTCATACATTTAATCAACAACATCAAACACATTGGCCTCATACCATGAATGCTACAGCTACTCATGATACAAAACGTGGCGAAGATGTGAGAGCTAGGTTAAATGTGTTGTCAGAAATTCCTCAAGAATGGGAACAGCACGTATATAAATGGAGCCAACTTAATCAAGCACATCACGATAATTATCAACCCGATCGCAATGATGAATATTTCCTTTATCAAACTCTGATAGGCGCATTTCCTTTTGCTGAACAGGAACAACCATTACTTGTGCAACGGGTGCAGGAATACATGATTAAAGCGATTCGGGAAGCGAAAGTTCACACTGCATGGTTGCGTCCTGATAATGAGTATGAGGATGCTTGTACCTCTTTTGTACAGAAAATTCTTGACCCTAATATATCAGAGGAATTTTTAGCAGCATTCCATCCTTTTCAACAAAAGATTGCTGAATATGGCATATATAATTCCCTGTCTCAAACTTTACTAAAGATTGCGGCTCCTGGTGTTCCTGATTTTTACCAAGGTACAGAATTGTGGGATTTAAGTTTAGTTGATCCAGATAACCGTCGTCCTGTAGATTTTACCGAACGTCGTACTTACTTAAGTCAAATTCAACAGCAAATTCAGACTGACATTTTGGGCTTAATTCTAGAATTACTCAACCACAAAACCGACGGCAGAATAAAACTCTTCTTAACTCACCAAGCACTCAAAGCCAGAACAAAATATATCTCTTTATTCCAAGAAGGCGATTATTTACCATTAGCAATACAGGGAACCCACGCTCATCATATCGTCGCCTTTGCCCGACAACAAGGTGAGCAAACAGCGATCGCCATCGCACCTCGTTTCTTAACTAGCCTGATCTCACCAGGGCAATTCCCTCTAGGTGAGTCGGTATGGCAAGATACACACTTGCAATTACCCACTGGTATTTGGCAAAACGTCTTAACTCAGCAATCCCTACAGGTAAAGGAAACTCTTGCCATCGGTACAGCCCTCGCCCATTTCCCCGTTGCTTTGTTGATTTGTCATTCCTCTTTCCACTCTTAA
- a CDS encoding ATP-binding protein — translation MGNTLNLSRFYKSCNPSYTLNMSVATDRQYYIDFADVRGCKIVEELQRTISRISPDEPTCQLFTGHIGCGKSTELQRLKAELEVAGFHVVYFESSQDLDMADIDVSDILLSVARQVSVSLEAIGIKLKPSYFTNLFREIGDFLQAPIELSGEAEFSLGIAKITAKTKDSTQLRNQLRQYLEPRTNSILQAINEEILEKAIEQLKRRGQKGLVVIVDNLDRVDMRPVASGRTQPEYLFIDRGEQLRRLKCHVVYTIPLALIFSTEYETLKNRLGGGIAPKVLPMVLVRKRDSSDYEPGMSLLRQLVLARAFPEVSSQERQEFITELFDAPDTLDRLCRVSGGHIRNLLGLLYSCLQRQDPPFARDCLEAVIKDYRDDLLLAIDECQWELLFEVVQQQSVKGESDYQSLLRSMYLFEYRDPVGRWFGISPALAETEKVLAWRQLK, via the coding sequence ATGGGAAATACACTTAATCTATCACGTTTTTATAAATCATGTAATCCTAGCTACACTCTCAACATGAGCGTAGCGACTGATCGACAGTACTACATAGATTTTGCTGATGTACGTGGTTGTAAAATCGTCGAAGAATTACAACGCACTATTAGCCGTATTTCTCCCGATGAGCCTACCTGTCAATTATTTACAGGCCACATTGGCTGCGGCAAGTCAACTGAGTTACAGCGCCTCAAGGCAGAGTTGGAAGTAGCAGGATTTCATGTAGTTTATTTTGAGTCTAGCCAAGACTTAGATATGGCAGACATTGATGTGAGTGACATTTTGCTGAGTGTTGCTCGTCAAGTCAGTGTCAGTTTAGAAGCAATTGGCATCAAATTAAAACCCAGTTACTTTACTAATTTATTCAGAGAAATCGGAGATTTTTTACAAGCTCCCATCGAACTATCTGGAGAAGCTGAATTTTCTTTGGGGATTGCCAAAATTACAGCCAAAACTAAAGATAGTACTCAGTTACGTAATCAATTGCGGCAGTATTTAGAGCCACGCACCAATAGCATTTTGCAAGCAATTAATGAAGAAATTTTAGAGAAAGCTATTGAACAACTCAAGCGCCGTGGACAGAAAGGATTAGTTGTCATTGTCGATAACTTAGACAGAGTTGATATGCGTCCTGTGGCATCGGGAAGGACACAACCAGAATACCTATTTATTGATAGGGGGGAACAATTACGTAGGCTCAAATGCCATGTAGTTTATACGATTCCTCTGGCTTTAATTTTTTCCACCGAGTACGAAACCCTCAAGAATCGTCTAGGTGGGGGTATTGCACCCAAAGTATTACCAATGGTGCTAGTGCGAAAAAGAGATAGCAGTGACTATGAACCGGGAATGTCGCTGCTGCGTCAGTTAGTACTAGCAAGAGCTTTTCCAGAAGTTTCTAGTCAGGAGAGACAGGAGTTTATCACAGAGTTATTTGATGCTCCTGATACTTTAGATCGTTTGTGTCGCGTTAGTGGGGGACACATCCGCAATTTATTAGGTTTACTTTACAGCTGCTTACAAAGACAAGATCCACCCTTTGCCAGAGATTGTTTGGAAGCTGTGATTAAAGATTACCGTGATGATTTGCTATTGGCTATTGATGAATGTCAATGGGAATTACTGTTTGAAGTAGTGCAACAACAAAGTGTCAAGGGTGAATCTGATTACCAAAGTTTACTGAGAAGTATGTACTTATTTGAATATCGTGATCCTGTGGGGCGTTGGTTTGGGATTAGTCCAGCTTTAGCAGAGACAGAAAAAGTTTTAGCTTGGCGACAACTTAAGTAA